From the genome of Betaproteobacteria bacterium:
TGGCCACGTAACTCGCGAGGATCGGATTGCGCAGGTTGGAGTTGCCCGCGCGAATATTGTCGACCGTCAGGTTGTTCGGCAGATAGCCGGGGCTGATGATCTCGATGCGATTGTTGAACACGAAGAGGCGAATCGGCGCACTGATGAGATAGTCCCGGTGCACCAGTGCGTTTACCAACAATTCCTCGAACACGACGGGCGGGATCTCGGGTAAGCCCGGATCGTTGACGCCACGCCCCGCCTGGATCTTGTGGAGATTGCGCAGCACGAAGGCAAGCGCATCATCGAAGACCCGGCGCATCGGCCCACTGAAATCCTCGGTGTCGTCGTAGCTCGTGGTATGTATGTCGTTTCCGGGATACTTCACCGCCTTGACGACGAACTGCGGCTTGAAGCGCTCCGGCTGCTCGCCGAAAAGCAGCAGGCCTGCCAGGTTCAGGACGCCATCGCCGGTGGCGAGCTTCATATTCCTCAGAAGTTTTCGCCGCTCGGCCGAAGCAGCCGGGAATGCGCGGCCGTACACGTCGCGTAGAAAGTCGCGAAAGCGCAACTTGTCCAGCGCATCGAGTCCGGCCCGCGTCGGAAGCTCATCGGCATGGAACTGGTCGCTCGTTTGGAATAGGCGCCGCAATTCCTCCTTCGAATTCACCCGCCGCTTGTCCGCTCCTGCTTTGAGCCAGATCACGCCGTTGCGGTCGAAGTACGGCTTGTCGATCCCCTTGGGAACGGTGAGCATGATCACGAGGCGGCCGTTGCCGAGTGGCACGTTCCGAGTCTGTACCGTGATAGGGCTGCGCACCGCGTGGCTGGCGGCATTGCCGATGAGCTGATTAAGGCGCCTCACGTCGTCGCGCGAAAGACCGGGCGCCACGCCGTCGTCGGCTACGCCGATGAAAATCGTGCCGCCCTCGGAATTGGCGAACGCGACCATCTCGGAGGCCAGCGAATTGCCGTTGTGCACGTCCCGCTTGAACTGGCGCGTGCCATCCTCGCCGAGAGATATTGCAGCGAGTGCCGACGGCAAGGCTACGCGCGTTCGAATCATCGCGCCGGAAAGCCAGAGCCGTCCGGAAAGCACGCGGGGTCGGTCACGTCGTTCGCGATGATCCCAACAGACGAGGGGGTGAAAACACCAAGCGGCGCGCCCCGGAAACATGGCGCATGCATCGATGCGTCCGGCACGGGCTCGTCGGAGCACGCGTCCAGCATACGGCGCTGCATAGTTCCTCCCTGCCGCAAATTGTAGACCGATTGCCATG
Proteins encoded in this window:
- a CDS encoding winged helix-turn-helix transcriptional regulator; the encoded protein is MIRTRVALPSALAAISLGEDGTRQFKRDVHNGNSLASEMVAFANSEGGTIFIGVADDGVAPGLSRDDVRRLNQLIGNAASHAVRSPITVQTRNVPLGNGRLVIMLTVPKGIDKPYFDRNGVIWLKAGADKRRVNSKEELRRLFQTSDQFHADELPTRAGLDALDKLRFRDFLRDVYGRAFPAASAERRKLLRNMKLATGDGVLNLAGLLLFGEQPERFKPQFVVKAVKYPGNDIHTTSYDDTEDFSGPMRRVFDDALAFVLRNLHKIQAGRGVNDPGLPEIPPVVFEELLVNALVHRDYLISAPIRLFVFNNRIEIISPGYLPNNLTVDNIRAGNSNLRNPILASYVAKGLLPYRGLGSGVPRALESWPEIEFLDDRDGCLFVATVRRRAPVPPEPASGRVGAAEKTREKTREKIVELLRANPAIATVELAKGAAITPKGAEWHIRRLKEDGRLRRIGPDKGGRWEVRP